Below is a genomic region from Nitrospinaceae bacterium.
CCCGGGAAATCCCCCGTTGCTCAAAATAGAAAAGCTGTTCTTCACTGATTTTGGAGGTGGACGCCTCATGTTCGATCTGAACCGAGCTGTTCGCGGATTCAATATAAGGAAATGTGTGCGCGCTGCACTTGTCCCCGACCAGCATGCTGTCGCACTGGCTGTAGTTCCTGGCATTGGCGGCGTTTTTACTGACCTTCACCTGACCGCGGTAACTGTTGCTGGAATAATCGGCGGAGATTCCCTTGGAAATGATACTGGACCGGGTGTTTTTCCCGAGATGGATCATTTTGGTTCCGGTATCGGCCTGCATGTGCCCGTTTGTCAGAGCAACGGAGTAAAACTCCCCCACTGTATTGTCACCTTGTAAAATACAGCTCGGGTATTTCCAGGTGATGGCGGACCCGGTTTCCACCTGGGTCCAGGAAATTTTTGAATTGTCCCCCTGGCATTTTCCGCGCTTGGTGACGAAATTGTAGATGCCGCCCTTTCCGGTTTCCATATCGCCCGCGTACCAGTTCTGCACGGTGCTGTATTTGATCTCGGCGTTATCCATCGTCACCAGTTCGACCACCGCGGCGTGAAGTTGGTTGGTATCAAACTGCGGCGCCGTACAGCCTTCCAGATACGATACGTAACTGTTCTCTGCACAGATGATCAATGTCCGTTCGAACTGGCCGGTCTCTTCCGTATTGATACGGAAATAAGTGGAAAGCTCCATCGGGCTGATCGTGTCCGGCGGAATATAAACAAAAGACCCATCCGTAAAAACGGCGCTGTTCAGAGCGGCGTAAAAATTGTCGCCCACCGGCACGACGGACCCCATGTATTCCTCGACCAGTTCCGGATATTCCTGGATGGCTTCTGAAATCGGACAGAAAATGATGCCGACTTCCATCAGTTTTTTCTTATGCGTCGTCGCCACGCTCACACTGTCGAAAACCGCGTCCACCGCCACATTGGACAGTTTTTTCTGTTCATCCAGGGGAATGCCGAGCTTCTCAAACGTCCGCAAAAGTTCAGGATCCACTTCATCCAGACTCTCAAGTTTTTTCTTCGGCTTGGGAGCGGAATAGTAAGAAATTCCCTGGTAATCGATCGGCGGATAATGCACATTGGGCCACTGCGGTTGTTTCATGGTCAGCCATTTCTCGTAGGCTTTGAGCCTGAAATCCAGCATGAACTGCGGCTCGTTTTTTTTCTTGGAAATGGCCCGCACCACGTCCTCGTTCAACCCCTTGGCAAAGGTTTCCGATTCGATCAGGGTCTGGAACCCGTACTTATATTTTTTATCCTCTAAAACATCGGATACTGTATTTTCAGTAGATTTCATTATATGAACACTCCCTTAGGGAATTTCAGGTTACATATTGGGCACAACGATCAACTCGTTGTAGATTTCATTGCGCAAGGCTTGCTCCATAAACGAGAGCGTGGCTCCTAACGAGGAACCGCAACTGCCGCACGCCCCCTGGTATTGAATCATTATCTTTTCTCCGTCCACCACGTCCAGAACTTCAACGTTACCGCCATCGGCCATCAAAGCGGGGCGGATCTTTTCATCCAGAACCAGGTTGATCTGGGCTTTTTGGTCTTCCACACTCAAACCCATCCAGGCCTGTTCGGCCATCGACAATTCAGCCATCGACCGCTTGGGTTTGTCCTCTTTTTTAGCCGCGGCGCTGGCGATGGCCAGTCCCTTAGCCCCTGGGTAATCGTCTTTGATGATTTTCAGCAATTCTTCCACCGCGCCAAACGCAAACAGTTTAGCTTCCGGCACGGACGGCACGTCGGGTTCATCCCGCAGGTGATTCTCCACATCCGTTCCGAGGAGAGAACAAGCCTCGGCAATGGTCAATCCCTTCACCAGAGAAGACAACGTCTCACCGATGGCCAGCGAAACCTTGCCCCCGTAAGCGAAAAACTTGGCGCTGAAGATCCGGTCCTCTTCAGTATCCACCAGCCAGTAGAGTTTCATATCCTTGTACTTGGCTTCCACCAGGGCCATCCCCTTTTCATTGGCATCTTCCTGGTAGTAAGCCCCGCGGTTCTTAGGCTGAGCGGCCATTTCTTCAAATTTCTTTGAAAACTTATCTTCCGCAACCGACATAAAGGTCCTTTGGGTTAAAAAACGTCTGTTTTTAAGGAAACCTGTCAGCTTCCTTAGCGGTTCTGCATCCAGAGATAACACATCGGATTTTCAGAACTTAGTATAAAGAGAATGTACAACGAACTCAACATACATTAGATGCATTGCACTGGATAAAGGTCTTCCCAATTCCGATTTTTTGAGCGCCAAAACCGAAATAAACCCGCGCTTCTTCAAAACTGCTTTCAAGATTTTCTAAAAATTAAAACAACTTATTTAAAAACAAGTACTTATATAGATCCCCAAATAAGCCCCTAATCCAAGGACCCGGTGGGACCTGATTTTTCATAAAAATTATAAAAAATTTCCCCGCCCGGCACAATTTAGAAACCTGATTCCTATAGCCGATGCTCATTTATTGATATGTACAATCCGTTTAAAAGGACTATAATCGTATTCAAATAATTGAGAACGAGCGAGGGACCCATTTCTTCAGCTCACACCCTGAAAGAGCCTGGGGTGAAGAAGACGTTGGTACCACGCCTAAAGACATAGGATATCCTGCAATGTCGACTGATACGGGAACCGAACGACCTCAGTTGGTGGATGGAATGGGCCGCACCATTGTCAACCTGCGCATTTCCGTCACCGACCGTTGTAATTTTCGTTGTACCTATTGTATGCCCGCGGACAATGTCGAGTTCATGGACCGGGAAAAACTGCTCACCTTTGAAGAGTTGACCCGCGTTGCGTCCGTCGTTTCTAAAATGGGGATCAACCGCCTGCGGTTGACGGGTGGGGAACCTTTGATGCGTAAAGACCTCCCGCAGTTGATAAAGATGCTTTCCCAGGTAGAAGGCATCGATGACATCGCCATGACCACCAATGCATTTTTTCTGAAAGAGCATGCTAAAAATTTGAAAGATGCCGGGCTCAAAAGGTTGAACGTCAGCCTCGACGCCCTGGACCAGGAAAAATTCAAACACGTCAACCGGCGGGACTGCCTTCAGCAGGTTTTGGACGGCCTTCAGGAAGCCGCCAAAGTAGGTTTCAAATCGATCAAGATCAACGCCGTCGCCATGAAGAATTTTTCCGAGACGGAAATCATCAGCCTCATCGAAATGGGCCGGTCGGATGGGTTCGAAGTGCGCTTCATCGAGTTCATGCCTCTCGACTCAGACCAGGCCTGGGAACGCGATAAAGTCCTGTTCGGTCATGAAATCGTGGACCTCATCCGCGAAAAATACGAATTGATTCCCATCGACAACTCTTTGGAGATCGGGCCGGCCAGCGAATATAAATTCGCCGACGGCAAAGGCAAAATCGGCATCATCACCGCCGTCAGCAATCCGTTTTGCGACCATTGCAACCGCATCCGCATGACCGCCGACGGCAAACTGCGCACCTGCCTGTTCTCCACGCATGAAACGAATCTCAAGGAGCTGATTCGGTCGGGAGCCTCCGATGCAACCATCGTGGAAACCATTCTGCAGGC
It encodes:
- the ycf24 gene encoding Fe-S cluster assembly protein SufB: MKSTENTVSDVLEDKKYKYGFQTLIESETFAKGLNEDVVRAISKKKNEPQFMLDFRLKAYEKWLTMKQPQWPNVHYPPIDYQGISYYSAPKPKKKLESLDEVDPELLRTFEKLGIPLDEQKKLSNVAVDAVFDSVSVATTHKKKLMEVGIIFCPISEAIQEYPELVEEYMGSVVPVGDNFYAALNSAVFTDGSFVYIPPDTISPMELSTYFRINTEETGQFERTLIICAENSYVSYLEGCTAPQFDTNQLHAAVVELVTMDNAEIKYSTVQNWYAGDMETGKGGIYNFVTKRGKCQGDNSKISWTQVETGSAITWKYPSCILQGDNTVGEFYSVALTNGHMQADTGTKMIHLGKNTRSSIISKGISADYSSNSYRGQVKVSKNAANARNYSQCDSMLVGDKCSAHTFPYIESANSSVQIEHEASTSKISEEQLFYFEQRGISRENAITAVINGFCKEVFKQLPMEFAVEAQKLLTLKLENSVG
- the moaA gene encoding GTP 3',8-cyclase, whose product is MSTDTGTERPQLVDGMGRTIVNLRISVTDRCNFRCTYCMPADNVEFMDREKLLTFEELTRVASVVSKMGINRLRLTGGEPLMRKDLPQLIKMLSQVEGIDDIAMTTNAFFLKEHAKNLKDAGLKRLNVSLDALDQEKFKHVNRRDCLQQVLDGLQEAAKVGFKSIKINAVAMKNFSETEIISLIEMGRSDGFEVRFIEFMPLDSDQAWERDKVLFGHEIVDLIREKYELIPIDNSLEIGPASEYKFADGKGKIGIITAVSNPFCDHCNRIRMTADGKLRTCLFSTHETNLKELIRSGASDATIVETILQAVAIKEPGHKINLDDFERPQRAMHAIGG